The nucleotide window CCCTTCTTTTATCAATCGCCATGGATGATTGAGTAGTTTCAGAAGTTTGTTGTTGTTTTCTTCGTTTTCAGGAAGGTTGTTGTATTCTATTTCAAACGCTTTTTCCTCACCACCATTTACTTAATAGCTACCATGAATTGAAAATTTCTTTTTCATCTGTATTGATTAGTCAATTTTTGTAAAAGGTCGTTTAAATTTTTGAAAAAGACAAAATCTTGTTGAAAGTTGGTTTGGTGGTTTAGGTTTTAGTGTATTTGTAGAAGTGTCGCTATCGGTTCGCATATGATTTGTGCGACTTAAAATCCGCTAGGATTTTTAGCTAGTCAAATCAGTTCTTAAATATTTTTTTTTTAATTGTGTTAGAAAGTAAATAAGTATTATGTACAGCGTTAGAAAACGTTTTTACTCAAATGAGTTTTCAGTTTTGGTATTATTCTTAAATTATAACCTATCTTTAATTCTATCCTTTAATTGATTCATTTCAATATGAAAATCTATATTAAATATATGGTAAGTTTAAGATGCAAGCTTATGGTAGAAAGTGAATTAGAAAAACTTGGGATTCATCAAACCAATATTGAATTAGGTATGGTAGAAACGAAAGAAGAAATTAATGATGACCTTCTGTTGGAACTAAAATCAAACCTAGCAAAATCTGGTTTAGAACTAATGGATGATAACAAAAGTATTCTTGTAGATAGGATAAAAAATGTCATTATAGAAATGATTCATTATTCTGAAGAGATTCCGAAGGTTAATTATTCAGATTACATTGCTGAAAAATTAGACTATGATTATACTTATTTATCGAATCTATTTTCTGAAGTTAAAGGCATTACTATTCAGCATTTTATAATTAAGCACAAAATAGAAAGGGCAAAAGAATTGATTCTTTATAACGAACTCAATCTTACTGAAATTGCTTATAGATTAAATTATAGTAGTGTCGCTCATTTGTCTAACCAATTTAAAAAGGTAACTGGTCACACACCTACTTATTACAAAAAAATTGGTCAAATAAGGAAAAGTAATCTAGAGAATCTGTAAGATGTGTAATCTTATAAACTACTTGTGTAATAGGCAGAAAGGCATTAGTTCTCATCTTTGTATTAATAATGCAATTAAGCATTAGGTTAAATACAATATTATGGAAACCAAGAACAAAGTAGGCGAGAGAAAGTCTAGTGAGTTATTTAAATTTAGTGGTGATTGGGACAAGCAATCCAAAGCATTAAAAGCAAAATTTCCTAAGCTTACGTCAGAAGATGTAAAATTTGAGAGTGGTAAAGAGTTAGATTTGATAAAGCGTTTAGAAAACAAGTTAGATAAAGACCGTAACGAAGTGGTTGGGATTTTAAAATCAAACTATGCAACAGTTACAAAAGCAATCTAATCTAATTAATACTAAAATTTATTTAAAGAGCAGTTTATTAATAATCTGTTCTTTTTTTTAATTATTTCAACCTGTAATATCTGTAACTAAAGGTATTTATTCTATAACGAAATTATTGTCATTGATAATGATATTTGTAATGCTATTAATCAATTAGGGAAGACCAAATATTAATTTATTTGGCTTTAAGAAGCAGACTTAAAAATCTGCTTTTTTTATTCCCATTTCATAGATTTTATTTTTTGTATAAATGTTATTTGTCTTCTTCCATTTTTAGCCAAGTTTAAATGTATTGACTTATCCTTAAAAGCAGACCTGATTTTTTGAAATATTGGTTTTAATAGAGTTTTAAGTTTTGCCTTTTTTTATTTGGTTTAATACCCTTTTCTTTTAAGGTTATGGCGCAATTAATCTGCAAATTATTCATAGAATAACTTTTTAATAGTTTCTACAAAGTTGAGACTATTATTTCCGTCAAGTTTAAAGCCTATTAATCTATGTTTACATAATTGACTGATATTTATGCCTTGTCAAATAATCTGTGATATCTACAACTTATCTTATTGTTAATGTAACTAACTAGCTGCTAGTAATGGTATCTTATGCCCTAATCAAATAATTTAGAAGAAGATGTCAAAAGAAAATAAGGGTAAGAAGAAAAATGACAAAACGCCTGCAGCAACAACAGCAAAAGAAAAAAGGACTGCTAAAGTTTTAAAGCGGAATTTAAGGCGAAATTCAGAATAGTTTTGAGATGGAAAATGAAGATTTTGAAGAAGCAATTACATTTAACCTATCAGATATCATAGATTATAAATCTAATGATATTGTAGTTAAAAATATATTAATAAGAGATGCCGTCGTCATTCAATACCTACTTTTTGATTTTGGAAAAGTTCAAGCTTTTGAAAAGTCACCTTTTTTGAGGTTTATTTATATAGCGGAAGGTAAGGCAGAGGTTGTCATTAATAATAACTCTTCTTTTTTGCAGAAAGGCGATTCGATACTTATCCCTGGAAATACAGAAAGTTCAATTGAAGCTAACCAACCGTTTAAAATGATTTGTACTACAATTAAGAACGATTAGAAAATACGCAAATAATAAAGTTTAAAAATTATTATGAAAAATAAATTTAAATCTGGTGACATAGTCTGTGCAAAAATTAATCCAACAACGCCTTTAAAGGTTAGAGTTTTTGCTCGTAAAGTTTATTATTGTGATGTGTTAAATAAGCCAGACGAAAACGAAAAAGTTTACTTTGAAAGAGAAATCGAGTTGTATGATTCTTAAAGGATAAATTTGTAATGTAGAGTTCTTTAACTAGCAAATGTTATTTCCATATGTTGCCAATTTTAATGATATAAGTGCAGCTAAATTTTTGAGAAAGTCAAACTACAAACTCTCAACAAAATCCAAAAACACAGCCTTATGCTTTTCCAAATCTAAATCTGGTGAAACCGCAACTCTGGCAATATAATCTTTGTCTCCTTCCTTGGTTGTACCTTGCGTAGAGGTGGCAGGAATGGTCCAATAACAACCTTTTAGTTGGCCATAACTCACACAGTATTTGCTTTCTGTAGGAATTTCAGTAATCATCAAATTAATTAATCTGAGATTTAAAGCACGCTTGTACGCTTCACGTTCTTCATCTGTATTACCTTTTGTCGGTAAGTCTAACGAAAAAACTGAAGGAGTGAAGCCTTCAGCAGCCAGTTTCTCTGAAACGAAATTAATTTTAGCATCTGGTAATACCTCGTGGATGTAATTAACAAAAGCTCTTGTGTTTTTATAAGCATCTTCAATACGCTTTAACATTGATGGCATTTGAGTAGCCAAAATTTGGTATTGTAACGCTGTAGCTTCGTTATCGCAAAGCTCTAAATGTTTAGCTATTGGTTGAATTAAATATTCGGCTTTTGCATTGGCTACAGCATAACCAGCAGTACATTTTCCACCACTAGGAAATTTAGAGCCACTCACATAAGCAATGGTTTTTACATTTGAGAGTATGCCATTATCACCTAAAAACTGTACGTTGGGACAAAATGTTTGATCTAAAATAAACACAGGTGCAATGGCAGTTGTACCATTTGGAGCTTGGCGCACTTTGCTAAGAGCCGAATTAAGTTGTTCTAAATCTGGAACTTCGACACGAGGATTTGTTGGTATTTCGGCAATGATGTATGGTATAGTATCTTCTTTAGCAAGTTGAGTTAGCACCTTTTCTACGCTGTTTACCATATCATTGTCACCATCAACTGGCAAGTCAACAATTTCCACATTGTCAAGACAGGCAGCAACACGTCTGGCTTGGTCGTTTGTACCGCCATAACAGTTTGGTGGCACCACAAATTTTATGGCTTTGCCAGGATGCTCTTTTTGAGCGTTGTCTATCAATCCCATCATAATGGCATATTGCATAGACAATCCGCTA belongs to Winogradskyella sp. J14-2 and includes:
- a CDS encoding helix-turn-helix domain-containing protein; amino-acid sequence: MKIYIKYMVSLRCKLMVESELEKLGIHQTNIELGMVETKEEINDDLLLELKSNLAKSGLELMDDNKSILVDRIKNVIIEMIHYSEEIPKVNYSDYIAEKLDYDYTYLSNLFSEVKGITIQHFIIKHKIERAKELILYNELNLTEIAYRLNYSSVAHLSNQFKKVTGHTPTYYKKIGQIRKSNLENL
- a CDS encoding PLP-dependent transferase yields the protein MKDFQMLNYIKNTVENIPSDWLNLTTHRLDIYNEKLAKTQFIAQFENLYISRDSSTESLSQLPTAYDYIRLGHPLSSVLEWTIAKLNGLNSEHVISFSSESMPILAILRTNLLEQRATRILHTEDLPKRFSTDLLKSVYNYNFEIEHIQNLDAIEAFDGSTILISKHQTVAANLQNEKIDFYVNLYEGLGSVLLISGKAKTSFISDIQHVRRRETIAMTPANCLLALKAYTTETSFLPQQLDTATHKAKVKSIINAINATSGEALVASSGLSMQYAIMMGLIDNAQKEHPGKAIKFVVPPNCYGGTNDQARRVAACLDNVEIVDLPVDGDNDMVNSVEKVLTQLAKEDTIPYIIAEIPTNPRVEVPDLEQLNSALSKVRQAPNGTTAIAPVFILDQTFCPNVQFLGDNGILSNVKTIAYVSGSKFPSGGKCTAGYAVANAKAEYLIQPIAKHLELCDNEATALQYQILATQMPSMLKRIEDAYKNTRAFVNYIHEVLPDAKINFVSEKLAAEGFTPSVFSLDLPTKGNTDEEREAYKRALNLRLINLMITEIPTESKYCVSYGQLKGCYWTIPATSTQGTTKEGDKDYIARVAVSPDLDLEKHKAVFLDFVESL